The sequence below is a genomic window from Tenacibaculum tangerinum.
AGAATTGGTAGAAACTGGGTTTGATTTTAACTTTTTAGACTTTTGCAATCAATACCAATTTATTCCTAACAAAACCTTCACGACACTTCAAATACTCAACAATAACGGAATTATAGAACTCAACCATAACTTCCAGCAAAAATCTACCATTCAGTTTTTAGCTTCAAGTACGAAAGTGATAGCACATGCAACTAAAAATACTACCGTTAAAAACTTTATTCAACAAATTTTGCGTATGTATGGTGGTATTTTTGAAACCCCTGTAAAGATTGATGAGTTTTATATTGCCAAGAAGCTAGGCACGACTTCTTGGTTTGTGATTGATACTTTAGAAAAATTGGCTCAGAAAGAATTGATTGCGTATACCAAAGCTACGAATAATGCGGAACTCTTCTTTTTACAACCTAGAGAAGATGACAAAACCATCAATCGAATCGCTGCCAATATCAAACAATACATTCAACAAAAAAAGAAAAAAATACTGATTTACTTCATTTCATAGAAAACAACTCCGTTTGTAGAAGCATCCAATTGCTTTCGTATTTTAATGAAACACAATCTCAAAACTGCAGAATGTGTGATGTTTGTTTACAAAAAAAACAAGTTTTTACGTCATCAGTAAACGATATATTACTACTAATTCAGAAGCATAAAAGTTTAACAGTTGCTGAAATAAGCTCGTTATTAAATGACACAGAAGCAAACATTTTAATACTTTTGCGTCAACTTCTTGCTGAAGAAAAAATACAGACAAAAAACAATAAATACTTTTTAGAATAAATGAGAGATTTACGCATCGTTTTTATGGGAACTCCCGATTTTGCTACCACTATTTTACAGCATTTGGTGGAGAATGATTACAATGTAGTCGGAGTTATCACTGCACCAGACAAACCTGCGGGTAGAGGTCGTAAACTGAATGAATCTGCTGTAAAAAAATATGCAATTTCTCAACATTTGCCTGTTTTACAACCAAGAAACTTAAAAAGCGACGATTTTCAAGAGCAATTACAAAATTGGAATGCTAACTTACAAGTGGTGGTGGCGTTTAGGATGTTGCCCAAATCGGTTTGGGCAATGCCCGAATACGGTACTTTCAACTTACATGCCTCTCTACTACCAGAATATCGAGGTGCCGCCCCTATTAACTGGGTAATTATCAAAGGTGAAACCAAAACAGGAGTTACCACCTTTTTTATTGATGATAAAATTGATACTGGCGAAATTATTTTACAAAAAGAAGTTGCCATTAAAGAAGATGAAACGGTTGGTGAATTGCACGACAAACTCATGTATTTGGGTGCTGATTTGGTAGCAGAAACTATCGATTTGATTGCCCAAGGTAATGTTGCAACCATGAAACAACCAGAATTAGAAGAAAAATCAGCACCAAAATTATATCCGCATAACTGTAAAATAGATTGGTCTTTACCTCTAGATGACATTTACAACCACATACGTGGGCTAAACCCATACCCTGCCGCTTGGACGACTATAATAAATGGCAATCATGAGGTTGCTGCTAAACTGTATAAGGTAAGTAAAGAGTTTACCAATCACAATCTTGAAATCGGTCGTATTATAAGCTCTAAAAAAGAGTTAAAAATAGCGGTTACTGATGGTTACCTAAATATTCATCAAATTAAAATTTCTGGTAAAAAATTAATGGATGCGCAAAGCTTGCTTAATGGTTATCAATTCGAAGCGGGAGCAAAAGTGCTGTAGCCCTTTATCTATAAGGTTTAAGCGATTTTCGTAAAAAACACAAGTGGTTATTAACAATTCAAAGTAATTTATTAACAAAAGCATCTTTTTTTAAGGTCAAATCTTGCACAATCCCGCATTCCGTCTATATTTGTTGAGCTATTGAAGCAAAAAATATTAATTAATTTTAAAATCTATTCAAATTATGAACAAATCAGATTTAATCGATGCAATGGCTGCTGACGCAGGAATTTCAAAAGCTGCTGCTAAAGCTGCATTAGACTCTTTAACTGATAATGTAACTAAAACTCTTAAGAAAGGTGATAAGGTTGCTTTAGTAGGATGGGGAACATGGTCTGTTTCTAAGAGAGCTGCTAGAACTGGTAGAAATCCTCAAACTGGAAAAGAAATTAAAATCGCTGCTAAAAATGTAGTTAAATTTAAAGCAGGTGCAGGTTTAAGCAATTCAGTAAACTAATATTTTCCACGAAACATATTTTTACAAACGGTATTTAGGCAACTAAATACCGTTTTTTTATACACCTGTGTCACAAAAAAGAAATACTGATGTCTGTTATATAGAAATTAAAACCATTTATGATGAAAAATATAGTTACTATTATCACACTTTTCTTCTGCTTTTCGGCTGCTGTTGCACAAAAAACCGTAAACGCAGCAGATATTATGAGAGACGTTAAAAACGGCAAAGCCGTAGAAATTTCAAATGCTACGATTGAAGGGGTATTGGATTTTACCTTTATGAACGAGGCATTGCCCAAATTACCTAAAAGAAAAGGTTGGTGGAATAATGGAGGATCCAATACTATTGAAAAACAAATTACCGATAAAATTTCTTTTGTAAACTGTGTTTTTATCGACGATGTACTAGCCTATATTCCCGATGAGAAAAGTGGTTATACATTTATAGCTAATTTTGAAGATATTGTGGTGTTTACAGAGTGTACTTTCGAGCAAAAAGCAATGTTTAAGTATTCTGATTTTGAACGGAATACTGATTTTTCAACCTCAAAATTTAAAGGCGACTCTACCTTTAAATATGCTGAATTTGACAGAGACATCACGTTTAAAAACACCTTGTTTGAAGAACCTGCTACGTTTAAGTATGCCAAATTTAACCGTTTTGTAAGCTTTCAAAACTCAGTTTTTAATGAAAGTGCTATTTTTAAATACACCGAATTTAAAGACGGAGTATCGTTTAGAAATGTAAAATTTGAAGAAGACTTAAACATCAAATACACCAAAGTATCGGGTGAATTCGATATTACAGGAATGGAAGTCGCTTTTGATATCGACTCAAAATACACGAAAATAAACGGTAAAAGTTTTAATAAGTACTTGTTAAAAAGATAATCGCTATTGAAAACTTAAACCAATAAAACAAACCGTCTAAAATTACTTTTAGGCGGCTTTTTGTTAGTCTTCTACTAGGTTCTTCTTAGCTTTCTTACTACCCTCGTACAACTCATATTTTACGAAACGACAATCTAAATCGGCATTTTTCAACGGAATTCTTTTCGACGTTCGTAAACCCACGTGTTTTAACGCTTGAATATCCGAAGTAATTAACCAAGCAGTTGAGTTCGGATAGTTATTCTTTAAGGTATCCCCTATTTTTCTATAAAACTCTGCTACATCAATATTCAAACGCTCTCCGTAAGGCGGATTGAATAAAATTGTCGTTTTTCCAAACACCTCTTTTTTAGAATTAAAGAAATTAACGTGATGTACCCCTATAAACTCTTCTAAGTTGGCATTGATAATATTTTGCTGTGCTTTTCTTACCGCAGATGGTGCCTTATCAAATCCCATAATCTTAAAGTGTGAACTTCGGATTTTTTTCAACAGCGAATCTTGAATAATAAAGTATAAATCTTCATCGTAATCGTTCCAGCTCTCAAAAGCAAAATGTTTGCGATTGATATTAGCAGGAATCTGATTGGCAATCATCGCTGCTTCTATCAAAATCGTTCCAGAACCGCACATTGGGTCAATAAAGTTTTCTTCCCCCTTATATCCTGAAAGTAAAACCAACCCCGCTGCCAAGACCTCATTAATCGGGGCGATATTCGTAGCACTACGATAACCGCGTTTGTGCAACGACTCGCCAGAAGAATCTAACGAAATAGTCAACCACTCCTTATGAATGTGAATGTGCACTTTTACATCTGGGTATTTTAAATCTACATTCGGACGCTTTTTATATTTGTGCATAAAATAATCAGCAATAGCATCCTTCGACTTTAAACTAATATAATGTGAGTTTGAGGTAAAATTATTTGAGTTTACCACTGCTCCAATGGCAAACGTACCGTCTACCCCTAAAAAACGTTCCCATTTTACACGCTGAATAGCTTCGTATAAATCTTCTTCATCAAAAATTTTACTGCGTTTAATCGGTTTTAAAATACGAATGGCAGTACGCAAGGCAATATTCGCTTTGTACATAAATCCTTTGTCTCCTCTAAAAGCAACGCTTCTAATCCCCTCCTTCACGTCCATCGCTCCTAGTTGACGCAATTCGTCTGCTAAAACTGCCTCTAAACCTGCCATGGTAATAGCAGTCATTTTAAAATCTTTTTCCATGTAACTGTAAAATTTCACTGCAAAAGTACAGTTAATTTTGGGTTGTTATGAATCTTTTCTACTTTGAATCTAAAAAACGTAAGTTTTGTGTATTTTTGCAGACCTTAGCCTTATGAATACAACAGATTGGTTTACTTCATGGTTTAATACGCCATACTATCATATATTATACAAGCATAGAAACGATGCCGATGCACAATTTTTTATGCGAAATATTACTTCTTTTTTACAATTACCGAAATCGAGTACCATTGTCGATTTACCCTGCGGAAAAGGACGCCATTCGGTGTATTTAAACTCGTTGGGCTATGATGTGGTTGGGGGTGATTTAAGCAAAAACAGCATTGCGTATGCCAAGCAATTTGAAAATGACACCCTTCATTTTGAGGTTTGGGATATGCGTAAAACTATCGAAGGTAGATACGATGCCATTTTTAATTTATTTACCAGTTTTGGGTATTTTGAAGATGATGAAGAAGACATTGCCGTTTTGAGAAATATTAAAAACGGACTCAAAGAAAATGGTGTTTTTGTGTTGGATTTTTTAAATGTTGAAAAAGTAAAAAATACGCTCGTAAAAGAAGAAGTAAAAACCATTGATGGTATCGAATTCAACATTCAAAAAGAAATTAAAGACGGATTTATCTTAAAACACATTTCTTTTTTTGCTGATGGAAAAGCACACTCCTATACCGAACGCGTAAAATTCTTAACTTTAGAGAAGCTACAATCGTATTTTGATCGTGTTGGTTTCAAAATAACAGAAATCTTTGGCGATTATCAGCTAAACGCATTTAATGCATCATTGTCTGACCGTTTAATTATTGTTGCCAAATGAGTTATGTATTGCTAATTATGGGGGTTTTAGTGGGTATTTTATTCGTTTTTACGTTAAAACCCGGCCACAACTTCGTTCGTTTATTATTGGCATTTAGTGGTGCGTATTTACTTTCGGTTACTATTTTACATTTACTACCCGAAGTATACCAACATGCTGAGGATACCAAACTCATTGGTATCTTAATTTTGGTAGGTATCATTATTCAATCGGTATTGGAGTCATTTTCTAAGGGTGCTGAACACGGCCATATCCATTTGCATTCCGACTCGTCTAAGTTTCCGTGGTTGCTTTTTGTGAGTTTGTGTATTCATGCGTTTTCTGAAGGATTGCCTATACATCATTCAGATGACAATTTGTTATGGGCGATTGTCGTTCATAAAATACCCATTGCCATCGTTTTAACTACCTTTTTGCTACACGCAAACTATTCAAAAAAAACAATTTTTCTCTTTGTAACGGTCTTTGCGCTGATGAGTCCTTTAGGAATGTTGGCTTCAGATAAACTTCCTATTATTGAAGAATACCATACCGAAATCACTGCTGTAATTATTGGTGTGTTTTTACATATTTCAACGATTATTCTTTTTGAAAGCACCGAAAACCACAAGTTTAACTACCAAAAGTTTGTGGCTATTATTTTAGGGGTTTTACTAACGATTTTTACGTTATAATTTGTTTCCTTATCTTTAAGTAGTTTAAAATACCTAGTTGTAGGTAACTATACCAGTGCTTCTTTTTCTGAAATTTGGAGGAGTATTAACTAAAAAAACTTTATTATGAAGAACAGTATTTTTTTAACTGCCTTAGTATCTATATTACTTTGCTCATGTAATAGTAATCCTTCAAAAAAGCCTATTGATTCTACCAATTTAACAGTATACAAAAAGGGTAAAAAACCTAGAAAAATAAATGCCAAAGAAAAACAAACATACAAACGTCAACTAGAAATAGTACAAGGTGACAAAGATTTCAGCTACTTTGATAAAGACACACAAGATTCAATTGTTTTAAGAATTCCAGTAGCTAGCGACAAATATAGATTACACAATATTTATAATGTAAGTAATGGCAATCACAAAGGTATTCTTGTGATTATATCGGATAGTACTAGAAATAGAATTTGTGAAATTACAGAAAGAACACATATAATTGATACTACAGTATTTGCTCATAAGCTGAAACACTTTAAAACTAAATCATCTCTTAATTTGAAGAAGAATGATTTTTTAAGTGTTTTCGTTTTTAACGACTATATACCTGATTTCAAAAAAGACTCCTTAAAATATATTAATCGACATCATGATGCGCTACTAGATCTAAATTTCATTTGGGGTTGTGAAAATTCACTTTTTGAAGATATGTTTGATCCTACAATAAAAAAGCCCAAAGAAACTGGTGGCGGAGTTATTGTTTCATTTCCTTAAAAATGAAATTGTTTAACAAATATTTACTAAAAGGGTTTATACTTTTTTTTTGTACAAACCCACTTTTTTTGTTTAACATCTATTCTCAAAATAGAGTAGAGGAATCTGCTAATTATTTTTTTAATGAGGGCATTAATTACTCATATCAAAACAAAGCAGATTTAGCGTATAAAAATTTCATAAAAGCCCTTGAAATATATGAGAATAAAGACATGAAAGATAGTGTAGCTGAGTGTAATTTAAAGATTTTCTCCTTGATTGATGCTCAATCAAATAACCCCATAGACCCACTACTATACTTAACCAAATATAATAATTACGCTATTAAATCAAATGATACAGTCAAGCAAATTATTGCTAATGCTTACTTTGCCTCCTATTACTTCCAAAAAGATTTCAAAAAGGCTGATAAATTTTATAAAAAGGGATTAGAACAATCAAAATTAATCAAAAACGAGTTATTTCAGGCTAACTTTTATACCAATTTAGGAGCATTACAAAATGAATATGACACTATACTTGATCTTGGCAATCATAGAAAAGCGATTGAAATATATGAAAAATTAAAGATTAATGATAAACTATTTTCAGCTTACTTGAATATAGCTGAACACTTTCACCTAAAGAAGTCATACAAAAAAGCTATTGAATACTTAAAAAAAGCACAAACCACCAACACAAAACGTTACAACAAAAATTTATCAAAAAAGCTATATGAACGTTTGGCATTAAACTATCAATCCAATAATCAATATAAACTTGCTAATAACTACTTTATAAAACTTGATTCCATAAAAGAACTTTTAAATAATAGTAAACAAAATATTGAAATTTCAAGAATTAAAGAAAAATACGATAATGAGAAATTAAGAGCAGACAATCTTGAAATAGAATCAAAAATAAAACAAAACCGTAACCTTTTCTACGGCACCTTAGCTTTCTTAATTTTAGGGGGAACTATCGGCTTATTAACACTAAAAAATGCTCGTAAAAAACGCTTGTTGGCAGAGCAACAACAAGCATTGGAACAACAAAAAAACCTGACCTTACTCAAAGAGCAAGAAATCAATACCATTAATGCCATGATTGACGGTCAGGAAAAAGAACGCATTCGTATTGCCGAAGATTTGCACGATAATATAGGGAGTGTATTAGCGACGTTAAAATTACACTTTGAAAACTTAAAACTCAACCGAGAAAAGAAACATTTTAATCAGGAAGAATTGTACGAAAAAACCGAAAAACTGATTGACGAAACTT
It includes:
- a CDS encoding RecQ family zinc-binding domain-containing protein, giving the protein MENNSVCRSIQLLSYFNETQSQNCRMCDVCLQKKQVFTSSVNDILLLIQKHKSLTVAEISSLLNDTEANILILLRQLLAEEKIQTKNNKYFLE
- the fmt gene encoding methionyl-tRNA formyltransferase, with protein sequence MRDLRIVFMGTPDFATTILQHLVENDYNVVGVITAPDKPAGRGRKLNESAVKKYAISQHLPVLQPRNLKSDDFQEQLQNWNANLQVVVAFRMLPKSVWAMPEYGTFNLHASLLPEYRGAAPINWVIIKGETKTGVTTFFIDDKIDTGEIILQKEVAIKEDETVGELHDKLMYLGADLVAETIDLIAQGNVATMKQPELEEKSAPKLYPHNCKIDWSLPLDDIYNHIRGLNPYPAAWTTIINGNHEVAAKLYKVSKEFTNHNLEIGRIISSKKELKIAVTDGYLNIHQIKISGKKLMDAQSLLNGYQFEAGAKVL
- a CDS encoding HU family DNA-binding protein, giving the protein MNKSDLIDAMAADAGISKAAAKAALDSLTDNVTKTLKKGDKVALVGWGTWSVSKRAARTGRNPQTGKEIKIAAKNVVKFKAGAGLSNSVN
- a CDS encoding pentapeptide repeat-containing protein, with the translated sequence MMKNIVTIITLFFCFSAAVAQKTVNAADIMRDVKNGKAVEISNATIEGVLDFTFMNEALPKLPKRKGWWNNGGSNTIEKQITDKISFVNCVFIDDVLAYIPDEKSGYTFIANFEDIVVFTECTFEQKAMFKYSDFERNTDFSTSKFKGDSTFKYAEFDRDITFKNTLFEEPATFKYAKFNRFVSFQNSVFNESAIFKYTEFKDGVSFRNVKFEEDLNIKYTKVSGEFDITGMEVAFDIDSKYTKINGKSFNKYLLKR
- a CDS encoding THUMP domain-containing class I SAM-dependent RNA methyltransferase encodes the protein MEKDFKMTAITMAGLEAVLADELRQLGAMDVKEGIRSVAFRGDKGFMYKANIALRTAIRILKPIKRSKIFDEEDLYEAIQRVKWERFLGVDGTFAIGAVVNSNNFTSNSHYISLKSKDAIADYFMHKYKKRPNVDLKYPDVKVHIHIHKEWLTISLDSSGESLHKRGYRSATNIAPINEVLAAGLVLLSGYKGEENFIDPMCGSGTILIEAAMIANQIPANINRKHFAFESWNDYDEDLYFIIQDSLLKKIRSSHFKIMGFDKAPSAVRKAQQNIINANLEEFIGVHHVNFFNSKKEVFGKTTILFNPPYGERLNIDVAEFYRKIGDTLKNNYPNSTAWLITSDIQALKHVGLRTSKRIPLKNADLDCRFVKYELYEGSKKAKKNLVED
- a CDS encoding class I SAM-dependent methyltransferase, translated to MNTTDWFTSWFNTPYYHILYKHRNDADAQFFMRNITSFLQLPKSSTIVDLPCGKGRHSVYLNSLGYDVVGGDLSKNSIAYAKQFENDTLHFEVWDMRKTIEGRYDAIFNLFTSFGYFEDDEEDIAVLRNIKNGLKENGVFVLDFLNVEKVKNTLVKEEVKTIDGIEFNIQKEIKDGFILKHISFFADGKAHSYTERVKFLTLEKLQSYFDRVGFKITEIFGDYQLNAFNASLSDRLIIVAK
- a CDS encoding ZIP family metal transporter, which gives rise to MSYVLLIMGVLVGILFVFTLKPGHNFVRLLLAFSGAYLLSVTILHLLPEVYQHAEDTKLIGILILVGIIIQSVLESFSKGAEHGHIHLHSDSSKFPWLLFVSLCIHAFSEGLPIHHSDDNLLWAIVVHKIPIAIVLTTFLLHANYSKKTIFLFVTVFALMSPLGMLASDKLPIIEEYHTEITAVIIGVFLHISTIILFESTENHKFNYQKFVAIILGVLLTIFTL
- a CDS encoding tetratricopeptide repeat-containing sensor histidine kinase encodes the protein MFNIYSQNRVEESANYFFNEGINYSYQNKADLAYKNFIKALEIYENKDMKDSVAECNLKIFSLIDAQSNNPIDPLLYLTKYNNYAIKSNDTVKQIIANAYFASYYFQKDFKKADKFYKKGLEQSKLIKNELFQANFYTNLGALQNEYDTILDLGNHRKAIEIYEKLKINDKLFSAYLNIAEHFHLKKSYKKAIEYLKKAQTTNTKRYNKNLSKKLYERLALNYQSNNQYKLANNYFIKLDSIKELLNNSKQNIEISRIKEKYDNEKLRADNLEIESKIKQNRNLFYGTLAFLILGGTIGLLTLKNARKKRLLAEQQQALEQQKNLTLLKEQEINTINAMIDGQEKERIRIAEDLHDNIGSVLATLKLHFENLKLNREKKHFNQEELYEKTEKLIDETYLKVRNIAHAKNAGVLANKGLLTAVKLMAEKISDANKMTIHVHDFGLDKRLENNMEITVFRIIQELVTNIIKHAEATEATINIALYDHNLNIIVEDNGNGFDPQEIRLEDGIGLGSIEKRIAHLNGNLEIDSTLGKGTTIIMDIPIT